The DNA window CTGAAAGTTTGGCTGTAAAATTTGCACAAAAAGATCAATATCTTTACGGTATGGATTATGAAATTTACTCAAATCAATTTATACCGTTGTGGGTTGATTATGATATTGTAGATAGAATTAAGCTTGACGGTGCTTTTTCCAAAGTTCTTACAGGTGGAGGAATTTCGCATCTTAATGTTGGCGAAAAATTAACTTCTCCTGAACAAATGACCAGATTAATAACTTATGCAATTAAATCCGGATGTGAACATTTTGCAGTAAATTATAACTATTGTCAGTGTACAAATGATCATATTACAATTTCAGGCCCGGTACAAAAATGTCCTATTTGTTCTGCTGATATTAAGGAACAGTATACAAGAATTATTGGTTATTTTACGCCTGTTTCTGCATGGAATAAGGGGCGTAGAAATGAGCATGGTAAACGTGTGTTTAAGAGTAATCATGTAAAAGTTGAAGCTGAAATGTTAAATAAATCGATTACGGATTCTGATTCCATTCAAGTTTAGTTTTATAAAAATATTAACTTAATAATTAAAAGAGGCTCCAATAAAACGGAGCCTATCTTTAATTATTTTAATTTTCTAATTCTTTAAAAACGTTATCCAAATAATCGCAAACCCATTCAATATCAGGTCTATCTTCAGGTTCTTGTGCCCAGCATTTTTCTATTAGATTATTTAAAATTGAATTTTCATCTTCATATAGAATTGGTCGCCATTCATAATTTATTAAATACGAAACAAATTGGTTTAGCTGCATTGTTGTATTTAAATTTTTACCATTTTTTTCTAGGTAATCACTAAATTCATCATCTAAGATATTCCTTTTATACATTACTAGATACATTAAGTATGCGAATGCATAAATATCATCTTTTAAAGTTGTTATAGGTTCTTGAATTTTTTTTATTATTTGTGTATAGATATTTGGAGAGATATATAAAAAAGTACCAGGTATTTTATTCAAATTTAAAGTACAAGATTTTGTCTCCGGATCAACATATTTTGAAAGTGAAAAATCACACAATTTTGCAGTAATATTTTTATTTTCATCTTCAAATATTAAAATATTTTCAATTTTTAAATCTCTGTGCAAAATATTATTTTCATGTAAATCTTTTATTCCATAGGCAATATCTTTAATAATTTTTATTTTATTTATTAGATTTATTTCATTTGATCCTAAATATGCAAATAAATCTTCTTTTGCTTTTTCTAAAACCAAAATATGCGATTTCTTTTTATGTCTTAATAATTGAACTATATTTTTCTTGCCTTTTAAGCGCTCTAGAACACTTAATTCTTGACTATGTTTTTTTTCGATATTTTCATTATCATATTTATTATTTTTAAAATTTAAAAGTACTTTTTGTGGATCTATCACAATATCAATTTTTGTTCTATAACCGGATTCTTCATTGTCATCCGGAATTAATTTAATTTTAAGTTTTGGAGTAGGCTCATAATTACTTTGTAAATATATATTCTTTTCAGAACCTTCTACAATTAGTTCATAAGGTTCATTTTTGTAAGATATTTTCTTAGGCGTAATATTTAGTGGATATAGATAATTTTGTGATGTATTTATTAAAAAAAATAGAGTCAAAAGCAGTCTTAGAAGAAGTTTATTCATATTTCCCCCTTATTTTTAGCCTCAAGAACCATGGTATTTTATAAAATTGCGATTTCATAAGTAAAGATTTTTAAATATCTTTTAATTATATGGCTTTTTTCAAACCATTTTTTTTGGGTTAATATAAAGCCATGAAGAATTTAAAAAATATTGTTTTTAAGCTTAAATCTCCGTTTTTGCCAACCGGCTCTCAGCCTGAAGCAATAGAAAAATTAAAAACCCATAGACCTGGGAAATCTACTCTTTTGGGTGTAACGGGATCAGGTAAAACTTTTACTTTGGCCAACGTTATAGCCAATCAAAGTAAACAAGTTATAATTTTATCGCCAAATAAAACTTTAGCAGCGCAATTATACGAAGAATTTTCTCTATTTTTTCCTGAAAATAAAGTCTGTTACTTTGTAAGTTATTATGATTATTACCAGCCGGAATCTTATTTACCCGCACAGGATATTTATATTCCCAAAGAGACCAAAATTAATGACGAAATAGAAAGATTAAGAGTTGAAGCTACTGCTTCTATAATTAATAGGCAAGATACCATTATTATTGCGTCTGTTTCGGCCATTTATTCTTTAGGTAATCCAATAGACTACAGAGAGCTTACTTTTAAAATAAATATAAATGATAAAATTACGCGTAAAAATTTAATAGATAAACTTATTTTTATTCAATATAAACGTAATGATTATGATAAAAAATCGGGTACTTTTTCAGTTTCCGGCAACACTATTTTAGTTGATATACCTTATGATAGACACAATCTACGAATAGAACTTTTTGGTGATAAAATAGATGTTTTGGAACTTATAGATAAAAAAAATAATACAGTTGTAAAATCTCTTGATAATTTTTTAATTTTTCCGGCAAAACATTTTGTAACAACCAAAGAAAAATTAGATAATGCAATATCACGAATAAAAATAGATTTAGATATCGAAAGTTCCAAAATTGAAAATCCTGTTTATCGTGAGCGCTTAATAACAAGAGTTAATCATGATATTGAAATGCTACAAGAAACCGGTTTTTGTTCCGGAATAGAAAACTATTCACGATATTTTGATGGCAGATTGCCGGGTGAAAGACCTAGTTGTTTATTTGATTTCTTTGATAAAGATTTCTTATTGATTATAGATGAATCTCATATAGCAATTCCACAGCTTACAGGTATGTATAAAGGTGACAAGGCTAGAAAAAAAGCTTTAGTGGATTTTGGATTTAGATTGCAATCAAGCTATGACAATAGACCGTTAAAATTTGAAGAAATAGAAAGTTATTTTAAAGATGTGATCTATGTTTCTGCAACTCCATCAAATTATGAACTTAAAAATTCAGATATTATTGCAGAGCAAATAGTTCGCCCAACAGGCATTTTAGATCCAAAGATTGAGGTAATAAGTCGTGTAGGACAATTGGATAATCTTGTTGAACAAATTCGTAATACTACAAAAAATGGATTTAGAACTTTGGTTACGGTATTAACAAAAAAAATGGCCGAAGAACTGGCAAAATATTTAGAAAAAGAAAAAATTAAAGTTTGTTATATGCATGCCGATATCAAAACGCCACAAAGAACTGAGCTTTTACATAAATTAAGATCAGGCGTTTTTGATTGTCTTGTTGGCATAAATTTATTGAGAGAGGGTTTAGATTTACCTGAAGTTGCACTTGTTGCTATTATGGATGCCGATATGCAGGGATTTTTAAGAAATACCAGATCTCTAATTCAGACGATAGGTCGCGCTGCCAGAAATATTGAAAGTAAGGTAATTTTTTATGCAGATAAAATTACCGATTCTATGCGTGAGGCTATTATGGAAACTGAACGACGTAGAATTTTGCAGGATAAATATAATAAAGAGCATGGAATAATTCCTGAAACTGTAGAACGCGAAGTTACAAAATCTATTTCTAATTTACAGCAAAGAATTTCCGATGCTTCAAAATTAAACAAATCTAAAAAAGATAAAATTTCTAAAGATGAAAAAGCTATTATTGTTTTGATAAAACAGCTTGAAAAAGATATGCAGCTTGCCGCAGAAAATCTTGATTTTGAGAAAGCAATTGAGCTTAGGGATAAGATTTTGAAGTTGAGAGAAGCTAAATAATTGTTATAAATAAAAAAAACCCAGCATATATTTTACATATGCTGGGCTAATTTTTACTATTATGTATTTATAAATCTATTGTTAGTCTCTTATAATAACATTGTATTCGCGTGCTGCTCTACAAGTGTCCATTAAAGTACCAGATAAATTTGAAATGGCATGGCTAAATTTATAATAATTTTTTGCTGTTAAATTTTTGTTCTTAGCAAAACTAGTTAACCATTTTTGCATTTCTTTCCAAGTATTATTTTGCTCACCATCATCACAATATAAATTATATTCATCAGGAGTTATTTTATAGCTATCTTCTGTTCCGTCAAAATTAAAATAATGTTTAAGATAATTCTTCATTTTATCAATAATTGGCATAAATGGACCAAATTTTGCGTTTAATTCAGTATTAAATTCAGTATTAAATTCTTTTTCAATAAGATAATTATTATATCCTTTATATAGATAATAAGAAGCTACAGCAAGAGCTAAAGCTGTTGCTGTAAAAGCAATTGTTTTTTTATGATCTTTAACCCAAGAATAAGCATTATTTGCTTTATTTTTTATTAAAATTGTTTTTGGATGATTTTGGACCCAAGAATAAGCTTTGCTTGTTTTATCTTTTGACCAATCTATTAAACCTGCATTACTTACACTATTGGCTGACATTGCTAGCAATAACAAGAATGTCATTTTCATATACTTATTCATAAAAACCCCCATTTATTATGCATATATAAAATTTTAAAAATTTCATTTAACTGTTATAAGTTTAATTCATATATAAATGTCGCACAAACGGGCTAAATTCAATAAAATTTGGGATTTGATAAGAACTTTTTATAAAAAAGAGTAGATTTATTATGTAAAAGCGATTGTTTTACACAAATTTGCAATGTTTTACTTAGCTTTATTGCATAAAATCTTGATTTTTGAGCTTATAATAGAGCTTTGTGATAAGATTTCAAAATAAATCTGAATGAGAACCTGACCTGACCAATATTATTTCTGTTTTTGTTTTCTTATAGATTAATAACCAATCAGGCTCTATATGACATTCCCAATAGTCATTAAATTCACCCTTGAGTTTGTGATTGTGATTTTTTGAAGGTAATGGCTTTTCTTCTAGCAATAAAGCAATTATTGTTTTGAGTTTATTTATATTCTCATTACGTTTTTGTGCTAAAGTAACATCTTTTTTAAACTGTTTTAAATAGATGGGCGTTAGCATTTAAATACCTAATTTTTTAAACAAATCTTTAGCATTTTTTGCTTTTACAAGCCCTTTTTTTTCTTCAACATGTTTAATTGCTTGAAGAGTTTTTTTGTTTGGTATTTTTGGATTTAATAAATTTTTTTCTATAGATTCTAAAACGATTTCTCGCATGCTTTTTCCTTGAATAGCAGCTAAAGTTTTGAGCTTTTTATGGCTTTCTCTTGGAATATCTATTGTTATGCGTGATAATTCTCTCTTTATAATCATTGAATGCTCCAGTATAAATCTTATATTTTTTTATTTAGTTATCTTATATTAGCAGGAAATACAGAAATACATAAATATTGTTTTGATTTTGATTTTGAGCTTGTAATAGACCTTTGGGATAAGATTTTGAAGTTAAGAGAATCTAAATAATCGTTATTAAAATTAAAAAACCAACACATTATTGCTGTTTTTTTAAAAATTTAACGCGAACTCGATCATTAATTTTTAGCAAAAAGTAGCTGAAATGCTCAAAAAATATCAAAAACGCGCCGCAGTCTTCTGTCATCCTGAACTTGATTCAGGATCTAGTCTTTATATCTGGATGCTGAAACTAGTTCAGCATGACAAACGCAGGAAGTGTATAGAAAATTAAGTATTTAATTTTGCAAAAAACTTTAATAATAACGAAAAATAAACATAAATTTTAGACTTA is part of the Candidatus Dependentiae bacterium genome and encodes:
- a CDS encoding protein kinase, which produces MNKLLLRLLLTLFFLINTSQNYLYPLNITPKKISYKNEPYELIVEGSEKNIYLQSNYEPTPKLKIKLIPDDNEESGYRTKIDIVIDPQKVLLNFKNNKYDNENIEKKHSQELSVLERLKGKKNIVQLLRHKKKSHILVLEKAKEDLFAYLGSNEINLINKIKIIKDIAYGIKDLHENNILHRDLKIENILIFEDENKNITAKLCDFSLSKYVDPETKSCTLNLNKIPGTFLYISPNIYTQIIKKIQEPITTLKDDIYAFAYLMYLVMYKRNILDDEFSDYLEKNGKNLNTTMQLNQFVSYLINYEWRPILYEDENSILNNLIEKCWAQEPEDRPDIEWVCDYLDNVFKELEN
- the uvrB gene encoding excinuclease ABC subunit UvrB, which gives rise to MKNLKNIVFKLKSPFLPTGSQPEAIEKLKTHRPGKSTLLGVTGSGKTFTLANVIANQSKQVIILSPNKTLAAQLYEEFSLFFPENKVCYFVSYYDYYQPESYLPAQDIYIPKETKINDEIERLRVEATASIINRQDTIIIASVSAIYSLGNPIDYRELTFKININDKITRKNLIDKLIFIQYKRNDYDKKSGTFSVSGNTILVDIPYDRHNLRIELFGDKIDVLELIDKKNNTVVKSLDNFLIFPAKHFVTTKEKLDNAISRIKIDLDIESSKIENPVYRERLITRVNHDIEMLQETGFCSGIENYSRYFDGRLPGERPSCLFDFFDKDFLLIIDESHIAIPQLTGMYKGDKARKKALVDFGFRLQSSYDNRPLKFEEIESYFKDVIYVSATPSNYELKNSDIIAEQIVRPTGILDPKIEVISRVGQLDNLVEQIRNTTKNGFRTLVTVLTKKMAEELAKYLEKEKIKVCYMHADIKTPQRTELLHKLRSGVFDCLVGINLLREGLDLPEVALVAIMDADMQGFLRNTRSLIQTIGRAARNIESKVIFYADKITDSMREAIMETERRRILQDKYNKEHGIIPETVEREVTKSISNLQQRISDASKLNKSKKDKISKDEKAIIVLIKQLEKDMQLAAENLDFEKAIELRDKILKLREAK
- a CDS encoding type II toxin-antitoxin system YafQ family toxin — encoded protein: MLTPIYLKQFKKDVTLAQKRNENINKLKTIIALLLEEKPLPSKNHNHKLKGEFNDYWECHIEPDWLLIYKKTKTEIILVRSGSHSDLF